A genomic window from Macaca thibetana thibetana isolate TM-01 chromosome 16, ASM2454274v1, whole genome shotgun sequence includes:
- the LOC126939349 gene encoding 60S ribosomal protein L21-like codes for MTNTMGKRRGNRYMFSRPFRKHGVVPLATYMGICKKGDIIDIKGMGTVQKGMPHKCYHGKTVRVYHVTQHAVGIVNKQVKGKILAKRINVRIEHIKHSKSRDSFLKRVKENDQKKKEAKEKGTWVQLKRQPAPPREAHFVRTNRKEPELLEPIPYEFIA; via the coding sequence ATGACGAACACaatgggaaagaggagaggcaaCCGATACATGTTCTCtaggccttttagaaaacatggagttGTTCCTTTGGCCACATATATGGGAATCTGTAAGAAAGGTGATATCATAGACATCAAGGGAATGGGTactgttcaaaaaggaatgcCCCACAAGTGTTACCATGGCAAAACTGTAAGAGTCTACCATGTTACCCAGCATGCTGTTGGCATTGTAAACAAACAAGTTaagggcaagattcttgccaagagaattaatgtgCGTATTGAGCACATTAAGCACTCTAAGAGCCGAGATAGCTTCCTGAAACGcgtgaaggaaaatgatcagaaaaagaaagaagccaaagagaaaggtacctgggttcaactgaagcgccagcctgctccacccagagaagcacactttgtgagaaccaataggaaggagcctgagctgctggaaccTATTCCCTATGAATTCATCGCATAa